A single Cnuibacter physcomitrellae DNA region contains:
- a CDS encoding NAD(P)-binding domain-containing protein, whose product MRSATVAVIGAGQAGLSAAFHLQRTGFVSALDAEPAPGAPTYVVLDAAATPGGAWQHRWESLRIATVNGIFDLPGMPKPELDPEEPSRDAVPRYFADYERRFHLPILRPVTVTAVRALDDDPDGPLLVETSSGPWRVRGVVNASGTWTNPVLPRYPGQETFLGRQLHTRDYRDLSEFAGHRVAVVGGGISAVQQLEEISRVAWTAWYTRREPVFFEGDFDPETTGRDTISRVVADVEAGLPSRSIVSYTGLGWSPYALAARDRGALERRPMFTAIEPHGVREADGTFTSVDTILWATGFRPDVRHLDPLDLRDPAGGIRMRGTTVVVDPRIQLVGFGPSQSTVGANRAGRAAATAFARRFGASAGRTLATVSSDHPG is encoded by the coding sequence ATGCGATCGGCGACCGTCGCGGTGATCGGTGCGGGACAGGCGGGGCTGTCCGCCGCCTTCCACCTCCAGCGGACGGGGTTCGTCAGCGCGCTCGACGCGGAACCCGCCCCCGGTGCGCCCACCTACGTCGTCCTCGATGCCGCGGCGACGCCGGGCGGCGCCTGGCAGCACCGCTGGGAGTCGCTCAGGATCGCCACCGTCAACGGCATCTTCGACCTCCCCGGGATGCCGAAGCCCGAGCTCGATCCCGAGGAGCCCAGCCGGGACGCCGTGCCGCGGTACTTCGCCGACTACGAGCGCCGGTTCCACCTGCCGATCCTCCGGCCCGTCACCGTGACCGCCGTTCGCGCTCTCGACGACGACCCCGACGGCCCGCTGCTCGTGGAGACCAGCTCCGGGCCGTGGCGGGTGCGCGGCGTGGTGAACGCATCCGGGACCTGGACGAACCCGGTGCTCCCTCGCTACCCCGGACAGGAGACCTTCCTCGGACGGCAGCTCCACACCCGCGACTACCGCGACCTGTCGGAGTTCGCCGGCCATCGCGTCGCGGTCGTCGGCGGGGGGATCTCGGCCGTGCAGCAGCTCGAGGAGATCTCCCGCGTGGCCTGGACTGCCTGGTACACCCGTCGAGAGCCCGTCTTCTTCGAGGGCGACTTCGATCCGGAGACCACGGGACGCGACACCATCTCCCGCGTCGTCGCGGATGTGGAGGCCGGTCTGCCCTCGCGGAGCATCGTCTCCTACACGGGCCTCGGGTGGTCGCCCTACGCCCTGGCCGCGCGCGATCGGGGCGCGCTGGAGCGGCGCCCGATGTTCACCGCGATCGAGCCCCACGGGGTGCGGGAGGCGGACGGCACGTTCACCTCGGTCGACACGATCCTGTGGGCGACGGGCTTCCGCCCCGACGTGCGCCACCTCGACCCGCTCGACCTGCGCGACCCCGCGGGCGGCATCCGGATGCGCGGCACGACCGTGGTGGTGGATCCGCGCATCCAGTTGGTCGGCTTCGGACCATCGCAGTCGACGGTCGGCGCGAATCGTGCCGGCCGGGCCGCGGCGACCGCGTTCGCCCGACGGTTCGGGGCCTCAGCGGGTCGCACCCTTGCAACGGTGTCGAGCGACCATCCGGGATGA